A part of Denitratisoma oestradiolicum genomic DNA contains:
- a CDS encoding phosphotransferase family protein, whose amino-acid sequence MTARSLSATEQARITEGLEAFLKTRLPDAGNLHISAFSSPGGGLGFSNVTCFFDLDWQAPDGQPRKRRLVLRCPPRSEPLFPDYCLAKQFRIPVELKAHSIPVPEPLWLEEDPAIIGTPFFLMERLDGAVLPDMPSYHTAGPYYDASPDIREKMWFGLVDVMARIHNIDWKSLDMDVLVTARDGRHGTELQLDYWENYLAWLKAAAGYPFPVLESALAWLRGNLYVPEYLALCWGDARVGNVLYGADCSVAGVLDWEMAFFGDPEADLAWCLFLDWETWGGAGIDPLPGHPGKEATIRRYEAQTGRKVKNLFFNEVLAGFKHGLIMATIFRRPEMTRLLPTGVDPNELALNNIASLRLKSLLNL is encoded by the coding sequence ATGACTGCAAGATCCCTATCCGCAACCGAGCAAGCCAGGATCACGGAAGGACTGGAGGCCTTTCTGAAAACCCGGTTGCCGGATGCCGGCAATCTCCACATCTCGGCCTTCAGCAGTCCCGGCGGCGGGCTGGGATTTTCCAACGTGACCTGTTTTTTCGATCTTGACTGGCAGGCGCCCGACGGCCAGCCGCGCAAACGTCGCCTGGTCTTGCGCTGCCCGCCCCGGTCGGAACCCCTGTTTCCGGATTACTGCCTGGCCAAGCAGTTCAGGATTCCGGTGGAACTCAAGGCCCACAGTATTCCCGTGCCCGAGCCCTTGTGGCTGGAAGAGGACCCCGCGATCATCGGCACCCCCTTCTTCCTGATGGAGCGGCTGGATGGGGCTGTGTTGCCAGACATGCCTTCGTATCACACGGCAGGTCCCTATTACGACGCCTCGCCGGATATCCGGGAAAAAATGTGGTTCGGCCTGGTGGATGTAATGGCCAGGATTCACAATATCGACTGGAAGTCCCTGGACATGGATGTCCTGGTCACGGCCCGGGACGGACGACATGGCACCGAACTCCAGCTCGACTACTGGGAAAATTACCTGGCCTGGCTGAAGGCGGCGGCGGGATATCCCTTCCCTGTTCTGGAGTCGGCCCTGGCATGGCTGCGCGGGAACCTGTATGTGCCGGAATATCTGGCCTTGTGCTGGGGCGACGCCCGGGTGGGCAATGTGCTGTATGGCGCCGACTGCTCGGTGGCCGGGGTGCTGGACTGGGAGATGGCCTTTTTCGGCGATCCGGAGGCGGATCTGGCCTGGTGTCTTTTCCTCGACTGGGAAACCTGGGGCGGAGCGGGCATCGATCCCCTGCCGGGCCATCCCGGCAAGGAGGCCACGATCCGGCGCTATGAGGCGCAAACCGGAAGAAAGGTGAAAAACCTGTTCTTCAACGAGGTGCTGGCCGGCTTCAAACACGGCTTGATCATGGCGACGATCTTCCGCCGACCGGAAATGACCAGGCTGCTCCCGACCGGTGTAGATCCCAATGAACTCGCCCTGAACAACATCGCCAGCCTTCGCCTGAAGTCGCTACTGAATCTCTGA
- a CDS encoding DUF1214 domain-containing protein: MEPKIEQGLLSGELWEEYCDILKRAGHQLLRPETPRTAFDQAEGMRYLSRLIRGGLEMMVEAADPDLPVFIVPSHETLKIGGDNPDNLYMTARINGQHRYRLRGSRGTVPTLNFATKKGGFERAGSNLLGTGFLDGKDLQVMADGSFEIVIGPQQPASGNWLPTEAESHMLLVRQTFHDRRSEKPAVLSIERLDRVGEAPPLDPAQFSANLRSAALYVERVASLFCDWTRDFKTGHFNTLPLGDQAVFQAAGGDPNIVYYQGYWKLADDEAMIVDARVPECDFWNFQVNNYWQESLDYRYHRIHLNCKGAQYQPDGSVRIVVAHRDPGTPNWLTTAGHHEGTCLFRLIGAQGRLAELTTRVVKVDAVPQS; the protein is encoded by the coding sequence ATGGAACCGAAAATCGAACAGGGGCTGCTTTCCGGAGAACTTTGGGAGGAGTACTGCGACATCCTGAAACGGGCCGGTCATCAGCTGCTGCGGCCGGAAACGCCCCGCACGGCCTTCGACCAGGCGGAAGGCATGCGCTACCTGTCGCGGCTGATCCGGGGCGGTCTGGAAATGATGGTGGAGGCCGCCGATCCGGACCTGCCGGTATTCATCGTCCCCTCCCACGAGACCCTCAAGATCGGCGGCGACAACCCGGACAACCTGTACATGACCGCCCGCATCAACGGCCAGCATCGTTATCGTCTGCGGGGCAGCCGGGGAACCGTGCCCACCCTGAATTTCGCTACCAAGAAAGGAGGCTTCGAGCGGGCGGGATCAAACCTCCTGGGCACCGGCTTCCTGGATGGCAAGGACCTGCAGGTCATGGCCGATGGCAGTTTCGAGATCGTCATCGGGCCGCAACAGCCCGCCAGCGGCAACTGGCTTCCCACCGAAGCGGAAAGCCACATGCTCCTGGTGCGCCAGACCTTTCACGACCGCCGCAGCGAGAAGCCCGCCGTGCTGAGCATCGAGCGTCTGGACCGGGTGGGAGAGGCACCTCCCCTGGACCCTGCACAATTTTCTGCCAACCTGCGGTCTGCCGCCCTTTACGTCGAGCGGGTGGCATCCCTGTTCTGTGACTGGACGCGGGACTTCAAGACAGGGCACTTCAACACGCTGCCCTTGGGGGACCAGGCCGTCTTTCAGGCAGCCGGCGGCGATCCCAATATCGTCTATTACCAGGGCTACTGGAAACTGGCCGATGACGAGGCCATGATCGTCGATGCCCGGGTGCCGGAGTGCGACTTCTGGAATTTCCAGGTCAACAACTACTGGCAGGAGTCCCTGGACTACCGCTATCACCGCATCCATTTGAATTGCAAAGGTGCCCAATACCAGCCCGATGGCAGCGTGCGTATCGTCGTCGCTCACCGCGACCCCGGTACGCCCAACTGGCTGACTACCGCAGGCCACCACGAAGGCACCTGTTTGTTCCGCTTGATTGGGGCCCAAGGGCGCTTGGCCGAGTTGACGACCCGGGTCGTCAAGGTCGATGCAGTTCCACAATCCTGA
- a CDS encoding TetR/AcrR family transcriptional regulator yields the protein MVATKKIQISNESEGKRGRGRPSKLSEQIIINGALALLVNGTVEELTLSRLAQSLGTSVMSLYNYFPNRDALLEAVANQAFSQLVLPKPGKQWQDNLLAWLWAVQNHFDQFPVVTKMMGWDKRIPAAWMRVTVPVIRELKALGLQGEDLKFAVNWFLSSATGLMLIEGIAPDFRNSASYAALGSLTSDEQDLLLEVRQFPSPTNREDLLNYGFQQIIGGLGPLLKGRKIAPSKKAIGKMA from the coding sequence ATGGTGGCTACAAAGAAAATTCAAATCTCGAATGAATCCGAAGGCAAAAGGGGCCGAGGACGGCCTTCAAAACTTTCTGAACAGATCATCATCAACGGCGCGCTCGCGCTACTGGTCAATGGAACAGTGGAGGAACTGACACTCTCACGTCTTGCTCAGAGTCTTGGCACCTCTGTCATGTCGCTCTACAACTATTTCCCCAATCGAGATGCGCTACTAGAGGCAGTCGCCAACCAAGCGTTTTCACAATTGGTATTGCCGAAGCCCGGAAAGCAATGGCAGGACAATCTGCTCGCCTGGCTATGGGCTGTTCAAAACCATTTCGATCAGTTCCCGGTCGTCACGAAAATGATGGGATGGGATAAAAGAATTCCCGCTGCGTGGATGCGTGTTACGGTTCCTGTAATAAGGGAATTAAAAGCTTTGGGTCTTCAAGGCGAGGACTTGAAGTTCGCAGTGAACTGGTTTCTGTCCAGCGCGACAGGACTCATGCTGATAGAGGGCATAGCGCCGGACTTTCGTAACTCCGCATCCTATGCTGCGCTCGGGTCTCTGACATCCGATGAACAGGATCTGTTACTCGAAGTCCGGCAATTCCCATCGCCAACCAATCGGGAAGACCTTCTTAACTATGGCTTCCAACAAATTATTGGCGGCTTGGGTCCGTTACTTAAAGGCAGGAAAATCGCCCCATCCAAAAAAGCCATAGGGAAAATGGCGTAG
- a CDS encoding zinc-dependent alcohol dehydrogenase, which produces MPKAGPGEVIIKVEACGICGSDLAMYRTNAHRAGLNRVVNGLEIPGHEFAGTIMAVGDGVTDFQVGQKAVGVGMGGMAQYVPVPVNPYQLVAMPDGVSFVEAATTEPLADALQMVRLAEVQAGENVVVFGVGIIGLGVIQALKARTAPAGRIIAIDVSDSRLAMAKEVGATHTINPAREDVLKTVAAICGTQTAHMLVPPTDFPDVAVVIDCAGYIKHMKGDPPLQLALDMLRPAGGRIVCFGAYEGKFPIDFMPVINKQPTIRGSMGYAAEELAEALQLMASGKVDRRKLISNEFPLEQVQQAFETQANGVAIKVMLKPNAD; this is translated from the coding sequence ATGCCAAAGGCCGGCCCGGGCGAGGTGATCATCAAGGTCGAGGCCTGCGGCATTTGCGGTAGCGATCTGGCCATGTACCGGACCAACGCCCATCGTGCAGGACTGAACAGGGTAGTCAACGGCTTGGAGATTCCCGGGCATGAGTTCGCCGGCACCATCATGGCGGTGGGCGATGGCGTCACCGATTTCCAGGTGGGCCAAAAGGCGGTGGGCGTGGGCATGGGTGGCATGGCCCAGTATGTGCCGGTGCCGGTCAATCCCTACCAGCTCGTGGCCATGCCCGATGGCGTTTCCTTCGTTGAGGCGGCTACCACCGAACCCCTGGCAGACGCCTTGCAAATGGTGCGTCTGGCCGAGGTCCAGGCCGGCGAGAACGTGGTGGTGTTCGGCGTCGGCATCATCGGCCTGGGGGTGATCCAGGCCCTCAAGGCGCGCACGGCGCCAGCCGGGCGGATCATCGCCATCGACGTCTCGGACTCGCGCCTGGCCATGGCGAAGGAAGTCGGTGCCACCCACACCATCAACCCGGCGCGGGAAGACGTGCTGAAAACGGTTGCGGCGATCTGCGGCACCCAGACCGCCCACATGCTGGTTCCTCCGACTGACTTTCCCGACGTGGCGGTGGTCATCGACTGCGCCGGCTACATCAAGCACATGAAGGGCGATCCTCCTCTGCAACTCGCCCTGGACATGCTCCGCCCGGCCGGCGGTCGCATCGTTTGTTTCGGCGCTTACGAAGGCAAGTTCCCCATCGATTTCATGCCGGTCATCAACAAGCAGCCGACCATCCGTGGCTCCATGGGCTATGCCGCCGAGGAACTGGCGGAAGCGTTGCAGTTGATGGCCTCGGGCAAGGTGGATCGCCGCAAGCTCATCTCCAACGAATTCCCCCTGGAACAGGTACAGCAGGCCTTCGAAACCCAGGCTAACGGGGTTGCGATCAAGGTCATGCTGAAACCCAACGCCGACTGA